A stretch of Lepidochelys kempii isolate rLepKem1 chromosome 14, rLepKem1.hap2, whole genome shotgun sequence DNA encodes these proteins:
- the LOC140898110 gene encoding LOW QUALITY PROTEIN: tripartite motif-containing protein 10-like (The sequence of the model RefSeq protein was modified relative to this genomic sequence to represent the inferred CDS: substituted 2 bases at 2 genomic stop codons) gives MASAPSIQKVLEEATCSICLEYLTKPVTTDCGHNFCRDCIIQYSEHGEPQSGTKIPCPQCQAPFQEWKLQPNRQLANIVKNIKLLGLKSGNVQKENLCERHEEKLQLFCEENREAICVVCRQSQTHHTHAVISIQEAAQDYKSKQQQXVSXLQQQRQVVQVLGAKQQLFWDLGAQHREEQQQCLQQLATLLPGPSGPPPRGTMNPPTFPIALLAPYLTEATQIAYRGLPIDEAQDYGCMKLPILDALDIMLETLREQNWANGCRSSSRR, from the exons ATGGCCTCAGCACCTTCCATACAGAAAGTGTTAGAAGAAGCCACTTGCTCCATCTGCCTGGAGTACCTGACAAAGCCGGTGACCACAGACTGTGGGCACAACTTTTGCCGAGACTGCATCATCCAGTACAGTGAGCATGGGGAGCCTCAATCAGGCACAAAGATCCCCTGTCCCCAGTGCCAAGCGCCGTTCCAGGAATGGAAACTCCAGCCCAACAGGCAGCTCGCCAATATTGTAAAGAACATCAAACTATTGGGGTTAAAGTCAGGAAATGTGCAAAAGGAGAATCTTTGTGAAAGACATGAGGAGAAGCTCCAACTCTTCTGTGAGGAGAACAGAGAAGCCATCTGTGTGGTTTGCAGGCAGTCCCAGACTCACCACACTCATGCTGTGATCTCCatacaggaggctgcccaggaTTACAAG AGCAAACAGCAGCAGTAGGTGTCATAACTCCAGCAACAACGGCAAGTAGTACAGGTGCTGGGGGCCAAACAGCAACTGTTCTGGGATTTGGGGGCCCAACACCGTGAGGAGCAGCAACAGTGTCTCCAACAGCTTGCAACCCTGCTGCCTGGACCCAGTGGGCCACCTCCCAGGGGCACAATGAATCCCCCTACGTTTCCCATTGCCCTCTTGGCCCCCTACCTGACTGAGGCAACCCAGATCGCCTATCGGGGCCTCCCAATTGATGAGGCACAAGATTATGGATGCATGAAGCTGCCCATTTTAGATGCCTTGGACATCATGCTGGAGACCTTGCGCGAGCAAAATTGGGCTAACGGCTGCAGGTCATCGTCCAGGAGATAA